The Myxococcales bacterium genome includes the window TCGCGGGTTTGCCCGGTTGGATCGATCCAGTCGCCCGATTCGACCCCGGCAAAGGCGGGATAGATCGAACCCGCAAGCGCGCCCGCGGAAACGCCAAGCTGCCCGGCCAGATCGCGCTTGAGTACCACTTCGATCTCGCTGCGCTGGCCTTTGCTCGACAAGCCTATATCGACGGCGCCTGGCACCGTCGCGATCTTGTCAGCCATCTGCTGCGCGATGACGCCAAGCACATCGGTGTTGGGGCCGGTGAGCTGGACCTGGATTTGCTTGCCGCCGCCAAAGTTGTCATTTTGTATGTACGCGGTGACGCCGGAAATTGTGCGCACCTCGGCGCGCACCTTGGCCGCGACCTCGTCTTGATGGACCGCTCGCTTATGTTTTGGGACCAGACGAACATAAACCGACGCCTCATCGACGGCGCCGCCCTGGCCACCAACCGTGGCGTACGTATAGGCGACTTCCTTGTGCTTTTTGGCAATTTCAACCGCCTGCAAGACCTTGCGTTGCGTGTATTCCAGGTTCGAGCCTGGCGGGGTTTCGATCTTAACCGTGAACTCCGAAATGTCTTGCAGCGGCATGAAGGCGCTGCCGACCAACCCAGCCATAGGTATGGCGAGGGCGCCAAAGAATGCGACGACCGCGATCACGGCCATGGCGAACCGGTGGCGTAGCGCCCAGCCGATGACTTTTTTGTACCAAGCGGTGAGGCGCAGAAACCAACGGTCAAAGATGTCGAGCTTTTTAGAGAGCCAACTCCGACGCCCCTCGATGACATCGGGGTCTTCCCATTCGGCTGACAACATCGGGTCAAGCGTGAATGAGACAAAAAGTGACACCAGCACCGAGCAGGCGATGGTCAGCGCAAATGGCGCGAACCACTGTTCGGCCATGCCGCCCATAAAGGCGATGGGCACGAAGACGACGACGATGGAGAAGGTTGTCGCGGCGACCGCAAGGCCGATTTCCGCGGTGCCCTCGCGCGCGGCGGTGTAGGTGGTCCTTGCCCATCTCCATATGCCGAACTATATTTTCCCGCACCACGATGGCGTCGTCGACCAAGATACCAATCGCGAGCGACAGCCCAAGCAGCGACATGGTGTTTAGCGTGAAGCCAAACGCGTAGACCGCGATGAAGGCTGAAATCACGGAGACCGGCAAGGCAAGGCTGGTAATGACCGTCGAGCGCCAAGATTTGAGAAAGATAAAGACCACCAAAATGGTGAGCAAGGCGCCTTCGATGAGCGAGGTCTGCACGCCCTCCACCGACTCGGCGACGCGCTGGCCGGAATCACGCACCACTTCGATCTGGGTGCCCTCTGGCAACGTTTTTTGCAGCTCGGCCACCTTGGCTAGCACGCGGGCGCTCACGTCGGTGGTGCTATAGCCCTTGGCCTTCTTGATGTCGATGCTGACCGCGGCCTTGCCGTTGTAAAACGACGCCGAGCGCGCCTCTTGATGGCCATCTTTCACGTCGGCGACGTCGCCGAGGCGCACCACTTGGTCGCCGCTTCGGCTAACCACGATTTGCTCAAAGTCGTTGACGCTGCTAAGGCGCCCGCGCAGCCGAATCGTCCGCTCATCGAGCTCGCTGTTAAGCCGCCCTACCGGCACCGCGAGATTTTCGCTCTGCACGACCTGCACGATCTGGCCGACCGAAACATTGCGCGCCTGCAAATCGTTGGGGCGCACCTCGACCGCAAGCTCGCGCTCGATGCCGCCAAGAATGTCGACGCTGGCGACGCCGGCCAGCGAGGTGAGCGCGCGTTTAAGACTTGGATCAGCGAGCGCGGTGAGTTCGGCGAGCGACAACGTCGCTGACGCCAAGGTGAGCGACACGATCGGAAAATCCGAAAACGAAAACTTATAGAGCATCGGCTCTTCGACCTGCGACGGCAGATCATTGCGGACCAGGTCGATGCGGTCGCGGATGTCTTGCATCGCCTCTTGCTGATCTTTTTCGAAGGTGAACATCACGATGATCGACGCGTAGCCATCGACCGCCGTGGAATTAATCGTATCGACGCCGGTGATCGACTGAAACTGCTCCTCGAGAGGATCGATGAGCTCGCGCTCGACCACGCCTGGGGAGGCGCCCGGATATGGGATGGAAACGGCCACCACCGGCA containing:
- a CDS encoding efflux RND transporter permease subunit encodes the protein MWISDFAIRKPIVTIVMMIVLMVFGLVDLTQRETDEFPEVDMPVVAVSIPYPGASPGVVERELIDPLEEQFQSITGVDTINSTAVDGYASIIVMFTFEKDQQEAMQDIRDRIDLVRNDLPSQVEEPMLYKFSFSDFPIVSLTLASATLSLAELTALADPSLKRALTSLAGVASVDILGGIERELAVEVRPNDLQARNVSVGQIVQVVQSENLAVPVGRLNSELDERTIRLRGRLSSVNDFEQIVVSRSGDQVVRLGDVADVKDGHQEARSASFYNGKAAVSIDIKKAKGYSTTDVSARVLAKVAELQKTLPEGTQIEVVRDSGQRVAESVEGVQTSLIEGALLTILVVFIFLKSWRSTVITSLALPVSVISAFIAVYAFGFTLNTMSLLGLSLAIGILVDDAIVVRENIVRHMEMGKDHLHRRARGHRGNRPCGRRDNLLHRRRLRAHRLYGRHGRTVVRAICADHRLLGAGVTFCLIHA